A stretch of DNA from Lotus japonicus ecotype B-129 chromosome 4, LjGifu_v1.2:
ttgagggttacTCTACCCTTCATAAGGACTTGTTTGACCATATCtttagccaatgtgagacttctaacacaccctctCACGCCCAGGACTTGACATCTGAAGCGTGGAATTAACATCAACGGGTGACTCAAATATTGAAGTcttcacaacaaatggatcttggataggctctgataccatattataaTTAGGGAgatctaactcaacccaaaagctagctcaagagttgagggctgctctaccctttataagcacATGTCATTTTGGTGTGTCCAACATTTTTTCTTTATTGCAGTTTTAGTCTTCTAGTTTAGTGATTTCTTAATTTTAGTCCTCCAGTTaatttttagcaattttagtcTTCCTAGTTTTAAAACTACGTATATTGATCCACCTTAATTTTTCATCCAAAATTTAAAGGTGTTTGTTGATATGACTGTCACAACCTGTTGTTCTTGGTGGAGATGTTGATTTTGGGATTGACTGTGCCGGAAGGAAGGGCTATCACTAGGGTTGTATAGTTGGTGTACCTTAAATTTTGTGTTTCAGGAGTTTAAGTTCTGAAAGTGCAAGATAAGCACACTTTGAGAGTTAAACTTTAGTAACACAAAAATTTAGTCTTTAAAAGTTTTCAAAGTCACTCAAGCTTATTTTATGCCAAAGTTTATTTTGGGTATATAAATACTTGAATGGCGTGTTAAAATATCCTCATAAGATAACTTCATTTATTTTGATTTAGTTTACTAAGGTCTCACAGCCAGCAGTTATGAGACTAATTTTCTTAATCAAAGAGATCACAATAAGTGGATAGGTCTATCCTAACAAATCGTACTTCATTCGCCCAAGAATCGAACTCTTATTAAATACTTGCGAAGATAAATGATTTATCAGTTGTGCTATATAATGTTGTAGctctttaattaataaaaatgtcAATTCAATAATTTCATTGTGAGTTCGATATTGTTGTTATTACAAGCCGCCAAGTACTTAAAAAATTTGAGATAAAGATGTCTTTAACGTGACATTTTGCTGAAGACAAAATTACATTTTGTTGAAGACAAAATTCCTAGTAAAAGGAAAAGTAATCCACCTGCATTGCCTTCATCCCTTGTCTTTCACGTTGAAACAACCAACGGCTGCTTTAAGTTTCACCCATAGTTTATCTTCAAGctacaacttttttattttctactaGTGCAATTGGTTCCTTTGATCTGTGAATCTCCTGTTTCATTCTTTCTGTGGGTCACTGAGAATTGATTGTTGGTAAATGGTAGCGATTTCATTTGTTGAGGATAAACCTGAACCATGGTAAGGTGCATGTTTCGGCTTAAAAAGTTATGGTGAATAAAAATCATGAtaaacagaagcaacttcattTACTTATTGTAGCTGTCTAGAGTGATTTTCACTTCACCGTAATTTTCCATCATATATCCAATCATCAACTAAAACTACACATGTTGAGCATAACTTGCCCCTAGATAGAAAATTTTGCTATGCATCTGGTTCATTTAGCGATATATATGCATTGAGAATTTGAGACCTATGTGAACTCTAACAAAAATTTAAATGTTCACACTTCCATTGTGGTTCGTTCTCTCATAGGACAATAACATATAGGTGTGACGTGGTAGTTGCAaacctcattttttaattatgtgTGATTGGAAGTTCGATTTTCATTCATGATTgagaatatatttttataacaaGTTGTTTAAGGTTTAGTGTGATGATCCGCCCTATAAAGGATTAACCATGGTTGTCCACCCATACTCTATTGTAAACCAAAAAAGCAGCAGGACAAGATAGAAAGTGACAAAGATGGAACATGCTTGCTATTTAATCATCCACTTGTTAATCCGACCGATTATGAAATTCCTAAATCATAGGAAACCGATGCTCTCGGGGATATCCTATTGATCTAAGCTTGCATTGCCAATGCTAAGATTTAACAAGACAAGACTTTGACAGCTTCGTCTACGTAATCTTATTCTGTCCATAGTGCAAAATCATCGTGCACCACGCCGAACGAGGAACTCAACACATCATGGTTTCCTTCTAATGTTTCTATATAAACTGGCATCACATGAGAAGGGTTCTTTCAGAGCGATGTTGAATATCCTTAGAAAGGAAAGAGAGAAGCGAGTTTGCATAATCTTGAGTTATGTCCCCTCCTCTTTATAGTGTCCTTCTTGAAGATGAAAATTCAGTGTTTCTTCTTGATCTTGATCTCTCCTCCCCAATGGGTTTCCATGCCTATCCTCATCTACCTATTTTGGATAGCAGTATTGCCAATTGGTCCCTACCCTTTTCAATTTCCGATGAAACCTTTAGGGAGAGCAAGAAGCTGAAGAGAACCATGATCCCCATTTCCTCTGCAGATTTCAGCATCTCCTCATCAAGCAGTCTGAGTGTGAGTGTGAATAGCATTCCAAGGCTCAATTTCAGAGACCACATAAGGACTTATAAGAGATACCTTGCTGCTGAAGAGTTACCAGAAGATACCAATAGTTCTGAAAGTGTTGTTGGAGCTGAAGAAGATGGTTGTGCTGATGGAATGAGGCTTGTTCAGCTCCTAATCGCTTGCGCAGAAGCGGTGGCTTGTCGCGACAAGGCACATGCTTCTATGTTGCTATCTGAGCTTAAATCCAATGCCTTGGTGTTTGGATCATCATTCCAGAGAGTTGCTTCTTGCTTTGTGCAAGGCTTAGCAGAGAGGCTAACTCTGATTCAGCCAATTGGAAGTGGTGCAGGAGTTTCACAATCCATGATGAACATCATGGATGCAGCCTCAGAAGAAATGGAAGAAGCATACAGGTTGGTTTATGAGACATGCCCACACATTCAATTTGGACACTTTGTGGCTAATTCCACTATATTGGAAGCCTTTGAGGGTGAGAGTTTTGTCCATGTAGTGGACCTAGGCATGAGCCTCGGTCTACCTCATGGACACCAGTGGCGGGGACTGATCCACAGCCTCGCTAATCGTGCCAGCGGACACGGTCGTGTTCGCCGGCTCAGAATCACAGCGATTGGACTATGCATTGCCAGACTCCAGGCCATTGGTGATGAACTCTCGGATTACGCAAACAATTTGGGCATTAACTTGGAATTCTCCGTGGTGCAGAAGAATTTGGAAAATTTGCAACCTGAAGACATCAAGGTGAATGATGATGAAGCTCTTGTTGTCAATAGCATTCTGCAGCTGCATTGTGTGGTTAAGGAGAGTCGTGGCGCTTTGAATTCGGTGCTTCAGATGATTCATGGGCTCTCACCAAAGGTTTTGGTGATGGTGGAGCAGGATTCAAGTCACAATGGACCTTTTTTTCTTGGGAGGTTTATGGAATCACTACACTATTATTCTGCTATCTTTGACTCATTGGATGCTATGTTGCCAAAGTATGACACTAAGAGGGCAAAGATGGAGCAGTTTTACTTTGCTGAGGAGATAAAGAACATTGTGAGCTGTGAGGGGCCATTGAGGATGGAGAGGCATGAGAGGGTGGATcagtggaggaggaggatgagcaGGGCTGGGTTTCAGGCTGCACCTATCAAGATGGTGGCTCAGGCTAAGCAGTGGCTTCTCAAGAACAAGATTTGTGATGGATACACTGTTGTGGAGGAGAAAGGGTGCTTGGTGCTTGGGTGGAAGTCAAAGCCTATTGTTGCAGCTTCTTGCTGGAAATGTTAAATGATGAATCTTCATTCTCCTGCAGTTTGATGTGTGAAATCAATCCAATAAGTAACAGTTTCATTGTGAAGTTGTTGTGTGCTTgcttaatttgttttttatttaaagaaaagtgAATTAGGACCCAAATCAGTGATTTGAAAACGCTCTGGTGATTCGAAACCACTCAAGTGATTTCAAAGCAGTGAAGATTGGGGGGTGAGAATAAATCTTTTCCTGTAAGTAATGCTATGTTATAGCTGCTTGGGATAGACCAGAAATAAACTGATGTCTTGTTGTTTGGTGTGCATATAGGGAGGAAATTGACATGTAAATTCCCACAATTCTTTTATTCTATTTTCAACAAACCAAATAATACTCTATAATGCTTTTTTCTGTACTTGCAATTTTAGGCTTTGTCAATTCAACAACTTGGCCAAGATGCTGGAACCACTATCACTACAATCAAAGCCTAATGTGAACATTTCAGGTAAGATTGCATTTAGAAAAACCTTGTGATATGGGCCGAGACTCGACAAACTGGCCCAAAGCTATTAGGCCAGCCCAAAACAATCAAAGCCCAAGCGCAGTGATAAAACTTCAATTCACACAAAAGAAATATCAAGCTTTCAATAGTCTAACACTCTAACTAGCTGACTGAACTAGACTAGTTAAACTATTATAACTATGGTCAAGTTGTTAGAGTTAAGGTTAAGTTGTTTTGctcagggccggtcccgacattttggaggccctgggttaataataaaaatggacccctaaatttttttttggagaaagtttaataGGAAAACTAAGCCAAAAAAAGGCCTTTTACAGCGCTTCGCACATCTCGCCGCTGTTAAATAGTATACCAGGTACGAAGTGCTGTAAAAGATTGACTATTTACAGCGCTTTTTTAAGTAAAAGCGCTGTAAAAagtattcgaatttttttttggggcccttcttttttggaggccctgggctgtgggcctgcttgcacaggcccagggccggccctggttTTGCTAAGTGGCCGATCGTTTATGTCACGTAGGCAAGCAGTTAACACCTAGCAATTGAACATGTGCGAACGGCCAACACACATAAATGTAGTCCTCTCAATGTAAGCAAGGCAgactcatttttctttctttgttgctCTTTTATACTCTGGTCTGACTTAAGCGTCCCTGAGTGCTTTTTGCAGGTACGCTACACATTGTGCACCACCATGTTCCGCCTTTGCTCCACCAGTCTACACGGCTAAGCACTACTCTAACAACTCGGAAAACATCATGTTGAGTGTTGACCAGAATCCTTGAGTCCGACAAGGACACCTTGGGTGATAAACTCAGGAGTGAGAAATCATATCACATGTGATGGTGAGACGTTAAGAGAGAAACAATGATCAATGAACAACCTAGAGGGTGCATGCTGTTAACAGCACCGAGAAAACAAAATTGCCAAATGGAATATAAGTAGATAACATTTTGAACATCCCAGATTTCATATGCAATTTACTTTAAGTTAGTAGATTGACCATAAAGCCTAATTATGCACTATCATTTCCTGTTGCCTTTTGTGTTATCCACGAATTTACACTATGGGGAACCTAGTTAGAGTGTATAGGCATCAGAATAGGCCATAAGTCTCAAACCTTCTTGAGCCTGCAGTGTGGACTGGAGTTCTAAGAATAAAGGGGATACATCAATGAAGCAAGTAGAATGAAGCtctgatgaaaataaaaagagagatttatGCATTGTGAATCAAATGTTAGGACAAATTAAGTAAACTAGATTGCCTTTCTCTCCTAGTTGAATAAAATTTTGACCTGTTTATTTCTACTAAAACaggtttattatcattaaattataaaaagggactggttgaaaattgaaatcaGTTCAATACCACCAATTTTGACCCAATTAAACTTAAAAAGAGTGAAGTGTGTGGAGATGGATTGCTATTTTGTTGGAGAACAAGTACAATGAAGAGAAGTAGTGCCTACAAAAATTAGTTCAAAAGAGAAATTGGTGGATATGTTCTCATAACCAGTGGCTGAAGACACCTTTGAATAGATGCTCAACAAGCAGTTCAAATCTTCCTGGCCCTGGGCCAAGGGGGAGTGATCAAGTTAAATCTAAATTAATTGCTAATGTAAATAGGTTTCTCATATCTCATAGTAAATGATATTTATTAAGACTTAATTGTGAAATTTTTAAAGAGTAGACACATGTCACTACATGATTGGACAACTTTGATGAAATTGATATAAGGAACTTGGGGTAAGTTTTATCTAATTCGAAATTGCTGAAAGTTAGGAACCTAATAGCTCAAAGTTATGAACATTGATATTCCACACTTCCTAATAAGGTGTAAGGGTGTGCTGTAAATTTTTAGGAGTGTAAAAGTATAACTCTCATCTATATGCCGCTCTAGTTCACcaaattcatcttcttcttagGAGTTTTACATATATCATTTTAGAACTTTTTTTTAACCAACATTTTAGAACATTGTTTTGGAGAAAAAGTCATATTATAAAATTTGCTATTCCATACCAAACTATATAATAGATACATTTTACAGAGGTTAAattcatactataattagttttaagaaaaatactataatttaaattatgatttttcaaaattttgaagtATCATAAGCATAACTTTTTAAACATTTTCTCTTGTAAATATTTCTTATTTCATTATCATTATAAAAATATCATAGAGTGAGAAAAATAAACAAGACAGCTAGCATATAAAACAATTTCCACAATactcaaataaaaattaattttagaaataGTAAAAGGACATGAGATAAAACAATTTCcacaataaaaataataattaaaaaaagtcTCTGTTGGTCTTACCCACTTTCCACATCCAAATTCGGAGTATCAATCCCtttattctttctttcattCTTCCTCCAAGGTCTGGTGCTGGTGCTGGTGCTGGTGCTGGTGCTGGTGCAGAGTCAGTCACCGCCGCAGACAGTAGCCATGGGAGTGTTCGCTGGAACCACCGCTGCTGCTTGTGTCACATCCTCTCTCGCACTCACACCAACAACACCATTCTCTTCTAACAAGAGAACAACCATCACCACTTCATCCTCCAAATGCAGAATTCGAGCCACCCATCACCAAAACCTCACTGCATTTCCCTCAACATCCCATCTTTTCTACGCTAAATCCCTCCGCACCACCAAACCCCGCATTTTCCTTCCACACTTAATTGCTTCTCTGGTTTGCTCACtcactctctcaacaattgGAAATTTATCATCACTGTATGTATTTGTAAATGTTTCCTCTAATTTTTCTTCTAATGTGCAGGAACAGGTTGACCAAACTTACATAATGGTGAAGCCTGATGGCGTGCAGCGTGGCGTTGTAAGCCTCTCtctaattttgttttcacttagaattgtttatttttatttgtaatgtgctggtttttgttcttttaattgaTGTTATTTTGGATAATGATTTACTTATGGTCCTGCAAATGCTGAATTTTTCTTATTGTGTTGAACTGGTTTAGGTGGGAGATATTATCTCTAGGTTTGAGAAGAAAGGGTTTAAGTTAACTGGCTTGAAGCTCTACCAGTGCTCAAAAGATTTAGCTGAGGTTTGTACTCGCTGCAATACTTGATTCTTATAATATCATGCTGCATCCATTTTGTGTTGAATTTATACTGAACAAACAACACTCTGATTGTATTTTGCATTTAACCTGAATTTTTGTACCAATGCATCACCTACTGACTACTCAGATAAATGATAGCATTGTGTTATGTTTAAAATGACTCATGCTAACTTCTAAAATGTTGATTCTCCTTTTTGGTTTAAGATATGCATGTTAACATTAAGAGTATGTGTTTTATTATAGCCTTGTCATGTCCTGTAATTTTTAAGTTTGTCATATCTTTGTATCTATGTCGCATTATATATGTATCTCACATCATGTCCATTTTTTCTATCATGTGGTAAAgtgtaacttttttttcttaatgtTGAAAAAAGGAGTTTATGTAGGAAAGgaggaaaaaagagagaaaggaaaATGTAATCATATTGTCCAAAGTAACAACCCAATGGTCCTATTCATACTACTAGTGAATCACATAAAACTATATTTCTGATTAAATAAGGTAATAGAATGAGAAGATTGGTTTCTCAACTAAAAGACTGCTTGATTCCAGAATATATTATAAGAATCTTCTAATATTCCTAGATACAGGGAAGATATAATGACATCTGTGAGGCGAAGGATGCACAACAGAGAGGCACCTTTGTGAGGGCATGAAATGGGTGGGGTGCCAAATGACATATGTGTTCTGTGACAAAGCCAATATGAGGAAAACAAACTGGAAGGGAACCAATATGTGGAAAGACAAGTTGGGACAAAGTTAACCTGCAGTAAGAGGGGAGCTGGGACAGAACTGAAAAGATATGAGAACAAAAATCAGGGTTTGGGGGTGGCAAATCTTATATTTACAAGTTCCATAAACTTGACACTTTTCTTCGGGGTGGATACTATGGCCTGATTGTGGGATTCAAGTAAAGGAGGAGAAAGAGAGAATGAATACTCCTCATAATATTATCTATGAAGTTGATATGGTGTGTGACGATACGATAAAAAATATCAACCCAATGGTCCTACTCACAATAGTACAGTAAATAAGTTAACTATACTTTAACAATGAGAACATTGCTTCCTCAGAAGATATTATGATATATTCGAACAATCCTATCATCTAGAGGGTATACTCTGTGTATAGtaacaaataaataagttaCTGTTGTCTAATTATTCGAAACAGATGCTATTTGATTTAGTTGTAGCTGCATGAAATGTAAGAATATGGAATCCAACCATTTGGTTACAGAATCTCATTTTATCCATGTTTTCATGATTGACTTCTATACCATATGATATGAACTTACAGTCTTTCAAATTGTGTTTGCAGTAATGTTCTAACTGTGATGTTTATTATGACTTCAACTTTTAATGTGATGTATACATTTCTGAGGCTTATTATGACTGTTTATGGTTCCAGGAGCATTACAAGGACTTAAAACTAAAGTCATTCTTCCCTAAGCTGATTGACTATATTACTTCTGGTCCTGTTGTGTGTATGGTATAATTCTCTCCACCAGTATCCCATTTTTACCTGCATTTTTGCAATCTACCAGATGAATGTGTTCTCTAATTCTGATATAATGCTATGTTTGCAAGGCTTGGGAGGGTGTTGGTGTAGTGGCATCAGCACGCAAGCTTATAGGGGCTACAGATCCTCTTCAAGCTGAACCTGGCACAATAAGAGGAGACCTTGCTGTTCAAACAGGAAGGTAAGACTTTTGTTGCTTTTTCATCTGACTGGTGACTATTGAGTGCCTTGACTCAAAGTCTGTTTGGATACCCGCTAGTGAGTATAAAAAAGGGAAAATAACAGATCCCGTGCGACTTTTTGTTAAAGTATGCCGCAAGGTGTGTTATTTTCCGTTGGCATATTCTCTAACGGGTATTCAAACGGACTCTTGAGTCAAGAATCAAGATAGTCTGCAAAGAATCTGTATTTCTTGGTGATTTGAGTAACAGGAATGACAAGTCCTTGTGATGAACTTTGTTCAGGAATATTGTTCACGGCAGTGACAGCCCTGAGAATGGCAAGCGTGAAATAGGTAAGCCTCTTATGCTATCCACTTTTATCCAAATAaatggaataaaaaatatatgtgAATGCAAAGAGAGTATTTAAAAGCTAGCTACCAATTTGAACATTAGCAGGTTTCAGCAGTATTATGAATACAAAATAAAGCTTtaacttcaatttttttactGGTTTTTAGCATCTGTCCATATTTTGCTTTGATTAATGTGAGTTTCAATTTCCAAGAAACCTTAGGAGCTTGACTTTGCAAGTGTCAAATGTTGTTTTATTGCAACTGATTAAGGCTGGTGAACATATGGTTAGAAGATGGAGTGCACATTACAATTAGTAATATCATTTTGAGTGGGAGTGTTTGTGTGGTATTATCCTCCATCAATAAGGTTTTGAACATGAGAATTTAGGTAAAGTTGTGGAACTCTAGTGAATTCAGGTCACACAATCAACTAAACTCTTCAAAAATATTagtatttaaaaaaacatatccTAGTCCTGGAATGTAATTTAATATCAATATCCACATATTGAACAGTCCAATACGGCAATACCATAACTaaacaaaagaaattaataaaagataaaattatttcaattgaCGGTCATATTGGCCAACACACATTGCTTTGTAGTTGAATACTTGAAcaaaatagaacaaaaataaaaatgaaaacttcAAAACTCTTTGGATAGAAAAGTGAGGCATGTCAACCGTTAATTTTCTCATTTACGGTTGAAATATCAACCAAAAACTGTACATTAAGACCAAGACCATGGATAAATCCAATTTGTAATCTTGCGTAGAATCAAGAGTTTCTTAGAGTATACTTCAACTTGTACGAGCTTACCAGAGATTGTTAATGCAATTTAACTCGTTTGTGTCCTCTGATAGCAATCTTACAAGAGATTTAGATGAATTTGAGAGTTAACTGTGATGTGTAGAATAATCTAATCTATTTGTTTTTCTGAACTTCTGGCATCAAGTTTCGCCATGAAAAACTGTTATCCTTCATCTCCTCATGACATAGCACCAGTCTACCACCTCATAAGTTATTGATGTTGCAGTCACTTATAAAATTGTATCCGTTATCTTTTGAAAACCGAATATTCTGGTGAGTCCGAACTCCGAAGTTAGTAATTGGGATACAATTGAATTGCGCATTATTTCAGAGTAGTAAGGATAATTTGTGCTGCAATGTAAACTTTTCCCATAGTAATGTGATTTTTTACTAACTGGCTTATTTCCATTTTTTGCAGCTCTCTGGTTCAAGGAAGGTGAATTATGCGAATGGACTCCTGTTCTAACACCATGGCTAAGAGAATAGTAAAATCACGGACGCCCAATCACAGATACAAACAGTTTCATGGTTCAATAACATGATCCATTGTTTCCAGCTGTCAATGTAGCATTACATATTTCAATTAGCTTTTCAAGTCTGAAAAGTTCATCTgtaatttttataaaattttgcaATTGCCTGAGATTCAAGTTCATACCATTTTCTTTTGCGTGCGTGCTTACATGAAGTTGCTGCAActaaataaaattcagcataCTGATGACATTATCTACTGTACTGAACAAGATTGATGAGCAAACACCCAGAAaactttaattttgaaaaaactcAATGATGATAACAACCTTTGATGTATTTTAAATAACAATACATGGTACATTGCAGATGGGGTAAGCTGAGAATGAAATACAGTACAGTATAATAAGAATGAAGGGAGTTACCCATTCCCCTTTGTTAATCAGACAATTCACAACAATCTTGCAAAGTTTGAACACTCTCCATTTCACTATCGTTTTGAGATTCAACAGAACCAGACGACGAAACGCATCCAGAGCTACCATTCTTCGATCCTCCACCAGAGGACGACCCAGTAACTTGCCCAGAATCCTTCAATTTAAAGAAATGAAGAATTGAAACATTACCATGCTTTCGCTGTTCCGAGTTCCCAGTGGAAACTCCGCCACTAAAACTAGCTGATGCAGTTACAGAAGAGCAATCTGTGTCAGTACCCGTCATAATTATCTCATCATCACCTGGTGAATGATGCGACCTTGACGCATTTGGTAGATTTCGATCTGCATCCATATTTGCATCTGAAGAATCAGTTACAATCTCTTCCATTTCCTGAGAAGATTCACGTGCACTTGAATCGCGTTGAGCACCGAGtttcagcttcatcagagtAGCCTCTGAATCAAAAAACAACGAACGAACGAACGATTCAGAATTTGAGCAATTGAGGAATTAACAAAGGGACGAGGAAAGAGGGAAGAGAGAGAGTACCGTAGATGGAGAAAGAGTCATCTTTGAGAAGCTTGGAGGGGCAACCTTCCAACGAAGAAGACGAAGCCCTAATTTTGCCGAACATTTTCTCCGATTTCACTCCAACCGCAGGGGAGAGGGTATAAATAAAGAGAGGAGCTGAATTTGTTGGCGCTGTTTTGATTGAATTGCAGAAATCAGAGCGGGAAACGTACAAGCCACACTTCTCAATTTCGACCCAAAATAATTGAGATGATGGAAATTAGACAAAATaggttttgaccaaaaaaaaaaaaagaattaaattgaTTAAATAGTTAGTTTTTAATACTTCATAtccattaaattattttttaaaaaagaattatctaatttaatatatttatttaacctAAATATATAGCAATGAGAATtgggttaaaacttaaaacccTATTTTGGAAAATCACGGGGCCGCTCCACACTTTCTTCCAAGGTGCCGCTGCAACAACCAATGGTTCACTTCATCCTTCCATCTTTTCCCAAGCTCTCAAGTTTGAACCAACCACCACCATTAATCGAAGGTACCCGAACCCTCTATGtactttatttttttggttatttgGGTCTTCACAAACTATTCTAATGTAAGAGGACAAAGTTTTACTTATTGTTCAATTTTTCATCGTAAGGTTTCTTTGTGTCTATTTTCAAACACCATTGCTGAACTAGTAGTAAGGCTCAATTGATATCATGTTAGTTTAGTTAACTTACAACTGCATGTGGATTGTAAAACGAtgatttgattatgattataTGTTTACGATTTGATATCTAAATACATGCGTAGTTTCCATCAGGTGGATTGCTTGGGTATAGAGGCAATTCATTTTTGTATGTTGTTTTCTTATTTGTAGGCATGTTTGGTGCTGGCTGCTATTACAGTGACTTGCattatttgatttatttctTGTCAAAATATCTTCATAAAAATAATCTTAATTTTGATGTATAGTTGATTCACTGACTGCTTTGCTTGCAATTTCTTttctattaataattaatacCCCTACGcccttattaatattatttgagAATCATTTGTGCAATATCAACCCTTCATAAAATTTTATCAAGCATGAAAACCTACCAAAGTCAAAGTTTCACATGCTTGCTTGTGCTTAATCTGAATTCAGTCTC
This window harbors:
- the LOC130715280 gene encoding GRAS family protein RAD1 produces the protein MSPPLYSVLLEDENSVFLLDLDLSSPMGFHAYPHLPILDSSIANWSLPFSISDETFRESKKLKRTMIPISSADFSISSSSSLSVSVNSIPRLNFRDHIRTYKRYLAAEELPEDTNSSESVVGAEEDGCADGMRLVQLLIACAEAVACRDKAHASMLLSELKSNALVFGSSFQRVASCFVQGLAERLTLIQPIGSGAGVSQSMMNIMDAASEEMEEAYRLVYETCPHIQFGHFVANSTILEAFEGESFVHVVDLGMSLGLPHGHQWRGLIHSLANRASGHGRVRRLRITAIGLCIARLQAIGDELSDYANNLGINLEFSVVQKNLENLQPEDIKVNDDEALVVNSILQLHCVVKESRGALNSVLQMIHGLSPKVLVMVEQDSSHNGPFFLGRFMESLHYYSAIFDSLDAMLPKYDTKRAKMEQFYFAEEIKNIVSCEGPLRMERHERVDQWRRRMSRAGFQAAPIKMVAQAKQWLLKNKICDGYTVVEEKGCLVLGWKSKPIVAASCWKC
- the LOC130713912 gene encoding nucleoside diphosphate kinase 2, chloroplastic isoform X2, whose product is MGVFAGTTAAACVTSSLALTPTTPFSSNKRTTITTSSSKCRIRATHHQNLTAFPSTSHLFYAKSLRTTKPRIFLPHLIASLVDQTYIMVKPDGVQRGVVGDIISRFEKKGFKLTGLKLYQCSKDLAEEHYKDLKLKSFFPKLIDYITSGPVVCMAWEGVGVVASARKLIGATDPLQAEPGTIRGDLAVQTGRNIVHGSDSPENGKREIALWFKEGELCEWTPVLTPWLRE
- the LOC130713912 gene encoding nucleoside diphosphate kinase 2, chloroplastic isoform X1, whose translation is MGVFAGTTAAACVTSSLALTPTTPFSSNKRTTITTSSSKCRIRATHHQNLTAFPSTSHLFYAKSLRTTKPRIFLPHLIASLEQVDQTYIMVKPDGVQRGVVGDIISRFEKKGFKLTGLKLYQCSKDLAEEHYKDLKLKSFFPKLIDYITSGPVVCMAWEGVGVVASARKLIGATDPLQAEPGTIRGDLAVQTGRNIVHGSDSPENGKREIALWFKEGELCEWTPVLTPWLRE
- the LOC130713913 gene encoding uncharacterized protein LOC130713913; this encodes MFGKIRASSSSLEGCPSKLLKDDSFSIYEATLMKLKLGAQRDSSARESSQEMEEIVTDSSDANMDADRNLPNASRSHHSPGDDEIIMTGTDTDCSSVTASASFSGGVSTGNSEQRKHGNVSILHFFKLKDSGQVTGSSSGGGSKNGSSGCVSSSGSVESQNDSEMESVQTLQDCCELSD